The Arctopsyche grandis isolate Sample6627 chromosome 7, ASM5162203v2, whole genome shotgun sequence genome includes a window with the following:
- the LOC143914346 gene encoding regulator of nonsense transcripts 1 homolog — translation MSVDAYGPSSQPLTFLEADESELLGADTQGSDFEFTDFTVPDHSQAHNDRTLSQVNGIGKTLDINAKITSVTQGLADLQFEEEDEILYNRELPEHACKYCGIHEPSTVVMCNVCKKWFCNGRGSTSGSHIINHLVRAKHKEVTLHCDGPLGETLLECYSCGVRNVFVLGFIPAKADSVVVLLCRQPCAAQSSLKDMNWDQEQWKPLIADRSFLPWLVKVPSEQDQVRARQVTPQQIGRLEELWRDNVDATFQDLEKPGVDEEPHQVLLRYEDGFQYQNVFGPLVKLEADYDKRLKESQTQENIEVRWDVGLNKKTIAYFTLAKTDGDMKLMHGDELRLRYVGELHKPWAGVGHVIKVPDNFGDDIGLELKSNSGAPSDCTNNFVVDFIWKSTSFDRMQLALRKFAVDNASVSAYIYRRLLGHEVEEVVFRCQLPKHFSAPHLPDLNRSQVYAVKHALQRPLSLIQGPPGTGKTVTSATIVYQLVRQGGGPVLVCAPSNTAVDQLTEKIHKTGLKVVRLCAKSREAMESAVAFLALHRQARALEPGSGELRKLQQLKEEAGELAAGDERRYRALRRAAERRLLDAADVVCCTCVGAGDPRLARLRFYSILIDEGMQSTEPECMVPVVLGARQLILVGDHCQLGPVVMCKKAAKAGLSQSLFERLVVLGIKPFRLEVQYRMHPELSRFPSNFFYEGSLQNGVGSDERKLLKIDFPWPIPEKPMFFYVTQGQEEIAGSGTSYLNRTEAANVEKITTRFLKAGVRPEQIGIITPYEGQRAYLVQHMQYQGSLHSKLYQEIEVASVDAFQGREKDIIIMSCVRSNEHQGIGFLSDPRRLNVALTRAKYGIIIVGNPKVLSKQPLWNHLLSFYKEQKVLVEGPLTNLKESMIQFSKPKKLINAANPGSHFMSTSTYDAREALAPGGAYSRAAPRRPHDSLAYIGPERAQAALHAAAVPVAMFMNMSNVPPRFCQQQRRRRPTLPPPTSSRLLSQEPLSQAGAPPLSLSQGLSQPELSQESVAMEYQSQADGLLSQDSTYQGVYHPQARFSQPY, via the exons gTCAATGGCATCGGAAAAACTTTGGATATAAATGCGAAGATCACGAGCGTGACTCAAGGTCTTGCCGACTTGCAGTTCGAAGAGGAAGATGAGATTTTGTATAATAGGGAATTGCCAGAGCATGCTTGTAAATATTGTGGCATTCACGAACCCAGCACCGTTGTCATGTGCAACGTGTGCAAGAAATG GTTTTGTAACGGAAGAGGCAGCACGTCCGGTTCTCATATAATCAATCATCTGGTGCGGGCCAAGCACAAGGAGGTGACGCTGCATTGCGACGGCCCACTCGGAGAAACGTTGCTCGAATGTTATTCGTGCGGTGTCAGAAACGTCTTCGTCTTGGGTTTCATTCCAGCTAAAGCCGATTCCGTCGTCGTCTTACTGTGCAG GCAACCGTGTGCTGCTCAAAGTTCGTTGAAGGATATGAATTGGGATCAAGAGCAATGGAAACCGCTCATAGCGGACCGCTCGTTCTTACCGTGGCTGGTAAAAGTGCCTTCAGAGCAAGACCAGGTGCGAGCTCGACAAGTGACCCCTCAGCAGATCGGCAGACTCGAAGAACTGTGGCGAGACAACGTAGACGCCACCTTTCAAGACCTGGAGAAGCCTGGGGTCGACGAGGAGCCCCATCAAGTGTTGTTGCG GTATGAAGATGGATTTCAGTATCAGAACGTCTTCGGTCCGTTGGTGAAATTAGAAGCCGATTATGACAAGCGGCTGAAGGAATCGCAGACGCAGGAGAATATTGAAGTTCGTTGGGACGTTGGCCTCAATAAAAAGACGATAGCCTATTTCACTTTGGCTAAGACGGATGGTGATATGAAGCTCATGCATGGGGACGAACTTCGTTTAAG ATACGTCGGAGAGCTGCACAAACCTTGGGCCGGAGTTGGCCACGTCATCAAAGTGCCCGACAATTTCGGCGACGACATTGGACTCGAGCTGAAAAGCAACAGTGGTGCTCCGAGCGATTGTACCAATAATTTCGTCGTCGATTTCATATGGAAGAGCACTTCCTTCGACAG AATGCAACTCGCTTTGAGGAAATTCGCTGTTGACAATGCATCAGTTTCCGCCTACATATATCGTAGACTGTTGGGACACGAAGTGGAAGAAGTAGTGTTCAGATGCCAACTACCGAAACACTTCAGCGCTCCGCACCTACCTGATCTCAATAGATCTCAA gtgTATGCTGTCAAGCATGCATTGCAAAGACCGTTATCGTTGATCCAAGGTCCGCCTGGTACTGGTAAAACTGTAACATCCGCCACTATTGTTTATCAATTGGTACGTCAAGGAGGTGGACCTGTCTTGGTGTGTGCGCCGAGTAATACAGCCGTCGATCAGCTCACCGAGAAGATACACAAGACCGGATTGAAGGTCGTACGCCTGTGTGCCAAGTCTAGGGAGGCTATGGAATCCGCCGTCGCTTTCCTAGCTCTCCATCGGCAGGCGCGTGCTTTGGAACCTGGTTCTGGTGAGTTGCGCAAACTTCAGCAGCTGAAGGAAGAGGCCGGAGAGCTGGCAGCTGGTGATGAACGTCGGTATCGCGCGTTGAGAAGAGCAGCTGAACGTCGGCTGTTGGACGCGGCTGATGTTGTATGCTGCACTTGTGTCGGAGCTGGTGATCCTAGATTGGCTCGTCTTCGGTTCTATTCCATTCTTATCGATGAGG GTATGCAGTCGACTGAACCTGAGTGTATGGTTCCGGTGGTGCTCGGAGCGCGTCAGCTCATCTTAGTCGGTGATCATTGTCAATTGGGACCTGTCGTTATGTGTAAGAAAGCTGCCAAGGCTGGTCTGTCGCAGAGTCTTTTCGAACGACTGGTAGTCTTGGGCATTAAACCGTTCCGACTGGAAGTTCAATATCGCATGCACCCCGAACTCTCCCGTTTCCCGTCCAACTTCTTCTATGAAGGCTCGCTGCAAAACGGTGTCGGTTCAGACGAGCGCAAGTTGTTGAAAATTGACTTCCCTTGGCCGATTCCGGAAAAACCCATGTTCTTCTACGTCACTCAAGGCCAAGAGGAAATCGCTGGATCCGGTACGTCTTATCTGAACCGTACCGAAGCCGCCAACGTCGAGAAGATAACCACGCGATTCCTCAAAGCCGGAGTACGACCCGAACAGATCGGAATCATAACACCGTACGAAGGACAGCGTGCTTATTTGGTGCAACACATGCAATACCAAGGAAGTCTGCACTCGAAGCTCTACCAAGAGATCGAAGTCGCCAGCGTCGACGCTTTTCAAGGTCGCGAAAAGGATATCATAATCATGTCTTGCGTACGATCCAACGAACACCAAGGCATCGGATTTTTGAGCGATCCTCGTCGCCTCAACGTCGCTCTAACCCGAGCCAAATACGGTATCATAATCGTCGGCAATCCAAAAGTACTATCGAAGCAACCGCTGTGGAATCATCTGCTTAGTTTTTACAAGGAGCAGAAAGTCCTAGTCGAAGGTCCTCTCACTAACTTGAAAGAGTCTATGATTCAATTTTCCAAGCCTAAAAAGCTCATCAACGCCGCTAATCCAGGATCGCATTTCATGTCGACGTCCACATACGACGCTAGAGAGGCTCTAGCTCCGGGTGGTGCTTATTCTAGAGCGGCTCCTCGTCGCCCGCACGATTCCTTAGCTTACATTGGCCCGGAGAGGGCTCAGGCCGCTCTGCACGCGGCCGCCGTCCCCGTAGCCATGTTCATGAACATGTCGAACGTTCCGCCGAGGTTCTGCCAGCAGCAACGCAGGCGGCGTCCGACGCTGCCTCCGCCCACCTCGTCTAGACTCTTATCCCAGGAGCCGCTGTCGCAAGCCGGCGCGCCTCCACTGTCTCTGTCTCAAGGCCTGTCACAGCCCGAGCTCAGTCAGGAGTCGGTCGCTATGGAGTACCAGTCGCAAGCTGACGGTCTGCTGTCGCAGGATTCCACTTACCAAGGGGTCTACCATCCCCAAGCACGTTTTTCGCAACCGTACTGA